One stretch of Hypanus sabinus isolate sHypSab1 chromosome 29, sHypSab1.hap1, whole genome shotgun sequence DNA includes these proteins:
- the LOC132382713 gene encoding involucrin-like — translation MIHGLFNWEKEGGSSEKRPQRPELAESRQRSSKPQRPELAESRQRSSKPQRPELAESRQRSSKPQRPELAESRQRSSKPQRPELAESRQRSSKPQRPELEESRQRSSKPQRPKLEESRQRSSKPQRPELEESRQRSSKPQRPELAESRQRSSKPQRPELAESRQRSSKPQRPKLAESRQRSSKPQRPELAESRQRSSKPQRPKLEESRQRSSKPQRPELEESRQQSSKPQRPELAESRQRSSKPQRPKLEESRQRSSKPQRPELEESRQRSSKPQRPELAESRQRSSKPQRPELAESRQRSSKPQRPKLEESRQRSSKPQRPKLEESRQRSSKPQRPGAGRRQRSSKPQRPELEESRQRSSKPQRPELEESRQRSSKPQRPELAESRQRSSKPQRPELEESRQRSSKPQRPELEESRQRSSKPQRPELAESRQRSSKPQRPELEESRQRSSKPQRPELEESRQRSSKPQRPELAESRQRSSKPQRPKLAESRQRSSKPQRPKLEESRQRSSKPQRPRRGEKAAVLQATAPRVGGEQTAVLQATAPQAGGEQAAVLQATAPQAGGEQAAVLQATAPQAGGEQAAVLQATAPQAGGEQAAVLQATAPQAGGEQAAVLQATAPRRGEKM, via the exons ATGATACATGGACTCTTTAACTGGGAGAAGGAGGGTGGAAG TTCAGAGAAGCGGCCACAGCGCCCCGAGCTGGCGGAGAGCAGGCAGCGGTCCTCCAAGCCACAGCGCCCCGAGCTGGCGGAGAGCAGGCAGCGGTCCTCCAAGCCACAGCGCCCCGAGCTGGCGGAGAGCAGGCAGCGGTCCTCCAAGCCACAGCGCCCCGAGCTGGCGGAGAGCAGGCAGCGGTCCTCCAAGCCACAGCGCCCCGAGCTGGCGGAGAGCAGGCAGCGGTCCTCCAAGCCACAGCGCCCCGAGCTGGAGGAGAGCAGGCAGCGGTCCTCCAAGCCACAGCGCCCCAAGCTGGAGGAGAGCAGGCAGCGGTCCTCCAAGCCACAGCGCCCCGAGTTGGAGGAGAGCAGGCAGCGGTCCTCCAAGCCACAGCGCCCCGAGCTGGCGGAGAGCAGGCAGCGGTCCTCCAAGCCACAGCGCCCCGAGCTGGCGGAGAGCAGGCAGCGGTCCTCCAAGCCACAGCGCCCCAAGCTGGCGGAGAGCAGGCAGCGGTCCTCCAAGCCACAGCGCCCCGAGCTGGCGGAGAGCAGGCAGCGGTCCTCCAAGCCACAGCGCCCCAAGCTGGAGGAGAGCAGGCAGCGGTCCTCCAAGCCACAGCGCCCCGAGTTGGAGGAGAGCAGGCAGCAGTCCTCCAAGCCACAGCGCCCCGAGCTGGCGGAGAGCAGGCAGCGGTCCTCCAAGCCACAGCGCCCCAAGCTGGAGGAGAGCAGGCAGCGGTCCTCCAAGCCACAGCGCCCCGAGTTGGAGGAGAGCAGGCAGCGGTCCTCTAAGCCACAGCGCCCCGAGCTGGCGGAGAGCAGGCAGCGGTCCTCCAAGCCACAGCGCCCCGAGCTGGCGGAGAGCAGGCAGCGGTCCTCCAAGCCACAGCGCCCCAAGCTGGAGGAGAGCAGGCAGCGGTCCTCCAAGCCACAGCGCCCCAAGCTGGAGGAGAGCAGGCAGCGGTCCTCCAAGCCACAGCGCCCcggtgcagggagaaggcagcggTCCTCCAAGCCACAGCGCCCCGAGCTGGAGGAGAGCAGGCAGCGGTCCTCCAAGCCACAGCGCCCCGAGCTGGAGGAGAGCAGGCAGCGGTCCTCCAAGCCACAGCGCCCCGAGCTGGCGGAGAGCAGGCAGCGGTCCTCCAAGCCACAGCGCCCCGAACTGGAGGAGAGCAGGCAGCGGTCCTCCAAGCCACAGCGCCCCGAGCTGGAGGAGAGCAGGCAGCGGTCCTCCAAGCCACAGCGCCCCGAGCTGGCGGAGAGCAGGCAGCGGTCCTCCAAGCCACAGCGCCCCGAACTGGAGGAGAGCAGGCAGCGGTCCTCCAAGCCACAGCGCCCCGAGCTGGAGGAGAGCAGGCAGCGGTCCTCCAAGCCACAGCGCCCCGAGCTGGCGGAGAGCAGGCAGCGGTCCTCCAAGCCACAGCGCCCCAAGCTGGCGGAGAGCAGGCAGCGGTCCTCCAAGCCACAGCGCCCCAAGCTGGAGGAGAGCAGGCAGCGGTCCTCCAAGCCACAGCGCCCCCGGcgcggggagaaggcagcagtcCTCCAAGCCACAGCGCCCCGAGTTGGAGGAGAGCAGACAGCGGTCCTCCAAGCCACAGCGCCCCAAGCTGGCGGAGAGCAGGCAGCGGTCCTCCAAGCCACAGCGCCCCAAGCTGGAGGAGAGCAGGCAGCGGTCCTCCAAGCCACAGCGCCCCAAGCTGGCGGAGAGCAGGCAGCGGTCCTCCAAGCCACAGCGCCCCAAGCTGGCGGAGAGCAGGCAGCGGTCCTCCAAGCCACAGCGCCCCAAGCTGGCGGAGAGCAGGCAGCGGTCCTCCAAGCCACAGCGCCCCGGCGCGGGGAGAAGATGTAA
- the sgf29 gene encoding SAGA-associated factor 29 — MALVSADTRISELLTDLHQLIRQTQEERSRSEHNLVNIQKTHERMQTEQKISPYYRTKLRGLYTTAKADGEAECNILRKALDKIAEIKSILEERRIAARNAGLYNEAEPPRKTMRRGVLMTLLQQSAMTLPLWIGRPGDKPPPLCGAIPASGDYVVKPGDKVAARVKGLDADEQWILAEAVSYNHSTNKYEVDDIDEEGKDRHTLSRRRIIPLPQWKANPETDPEALFQKDQLVLALYPQTTCFYRALIHAPPQRPQDDYSVLFEDTSYADGYSPPLNVAQRYVVACKETKKK, encoded by the exons ATGGCTCTCGTATCCGCAGACACACGGATTTCCGAACTCCTGACCGACCTCCACCAGCTCATCAGACAGACGCAG gagGAGAGGTCCCGCAGTGAACACAACCTCGTGAACATTCAGAAAACCCACGAGCGGATGCAAACGGAACAAAAGA TATCCCCGTACTACCGTACCAAGCTCAGGGGTCTCTACACAACAGCCAAAGCCGATGGAGAAGCAGAGTGCAA CATCCTACGGAAGGCGCTGGACAAAATCGCAGAGATCAAGTCAATCCTGGAGGAACGGCGGATTG CGGCAAGGAATGCGGGTCTGTACAATGAAGCAGAGCCCCCTCGGAAGACAATGAGACGGGGTGTGCTGATGACTCTTCTCCAGCAGTCAGCGATGACCCTCCCCCTCTGGATCGGCCGGCCCGGAGACAA ACCTCCCCCGCTGTGCGGGGCGATCCCTGCGTCGGGGGATTACGTGGTGAAGCCGGGCGATAAGGTGGCAGCGAGAGTGAAGGGTCTGGACGCCGATGAGCAGTGGATCCTGGCCGAGGCCGTCAGCTATAACCACAGCACCAACAA GTATGAGGTTGATGAcattgatgaggaaggcaaaga CCGCCACACGCTGAGCCGAAGGCGGATAATCCCACTGCCGCAGTGGAAGGCGAACCCGGAGACGGACCCAGAAGCCCTCTTCCAGAAGGACCAGTTAGTCCTTGCTCTCTATCCACAGACCACCTGCTTCTATCGAGCTCTCATCCACGCTCCTCCCCAGCGG CCCCAGGACGATTACTCAGTCCTCTTTGAGGACACCTCCTATGCCGATGGATACTCCCCTCCACTCAACGTGGCCCAGCGTTATGTTGTGGCTTGCAAAGAGACCAAGAAAAAGTGA
- the tufm gene encoding elongation factor Tu, mitochondrial, producing MAALRASAGVPRGCIHALLGLRMPTLLAPCTFAPPIFRQNLATEAKKTYLREKPHMNIGTIGHVDHGKTTLTAAITKVLAEAGGARFKKYEDIDNAPEEKARGITINASHVEYTTPNRHYAHTDCPGHADYVKNMITGTAQLDGCILVVAATDGQMPQTREHLLLAKQIGVDHIVVYVNKADAVEDGEMLDLVELEVRELLSEFGYDGEKTPVICGSALYALENREAKMGRESILKLLEAVDTFIPLPKRDLDHPFLLPIEQIYSIPGRGTVVTGTLERGIIKKGDDCEFIGHNKSLRSVVTGIEMFHQNLERAEAGDNLGALVRGLKREDVRRGMVLCKPDSVRPHQKVEAQVYVLSKEEGGRHKPFVTNFMPVMFSLTWDMVCRVELPKGKELVMPGEDTSLTLTLRQPMVLEKGQRFTLRDGNKTIGTGLVTSVLQSTPDDINWG from the exons ATGGCGGCGCTGAGGGCGAGTGCAGGAG TGCCCAGAGGATGTATCCATGCTTTGCTGGGACTGAGAATG CCCACCCTCCTTGCTCCCTGCACCTTTGCTCCTCCCATTTTCAGGCAGAACCTAGCGACTGAGGCTAAAAAAACATATCTGCGAGAAAAGCCGCACATGAACATCGGGACGATCGGACACGTGGACCATGGGAAAACTACGCTAACGGCTGCCATCACCAAAG TCCTGGCGGAGGCTGGAGGAGCCAGGTTCAAGAAATATGAGGACATCGACAATGCACCAGAGGAAAAGGCACGGGGCATCACTATCAATGCCTCCCACGTGGAGTACACGACCCCCAACCGCCACTACGCTCACACCGACTGTCCTGGGCACGCCGACTAcgtgaag AACATGATCACAGGCACAGCGCAGCTGGACGGATGCATCCTGGTTGTCGCAGCTACTGACGGGCAGATGCCTCAGACCCGGGAGCACCTTCTGTTGGCCAAGCAG ATCGGAGTGGACCACATTGTAGTGTACGTGAACAAAGCAGACGCAGTGGAGGATGGCGAGATGCTGGACTTGGTCGAGCTGGAGGTCCGGGAGCTGCTCAGTGAGTTTGGATACGACGGGGAGAAGACACCCGTGATCTGTGGCTCTGCCCTCTATGCACTGGAA AACCGGGAGGCAAAGATGGGCAGAGAGTCGATTCTGAAACTGCTGGAGGCTGTGGACACCTTCATTCCTCTTCCCAAACGGGACCTGGATCACCCGTTCCTGCTGCCCATTGAGCAGATCTACTCCATCCCAG GGCGAGGAACAGTAGTGACGGGAACACTGGAGAGAGGCATTATCAAAAAGGGAGATGACTGTGAGTTCATTGGTCACAACAAGAGCCTGCGCTCCGTGGTCACTG GGATCGAGATGTTCCACCAGAACCTAGAGCGGGCCGAGGCGGGAGACAACCTGGGGGCTCTGGTGCGCGGCCTGAAGCGGGAGGACGTGCGCCGTGGGATGGTGCTGTGTAAGCCTGACTCTGTCAGGCCCCACCAGAAGGTGGAGGCACAG GTGTACGTACTGAGTAAGGAAGAAGGGGGTCGTCACAAGCCGTTCGTCACTAACTTCATGCCAGTGATGTTCTCCCTCACGTGGGACATGGTCTGCCGGGTGGAACTGCCAAAGGGCAAG gAGCTGGTCATGCCTGGGGAAGACAcctccctcaccctcactctGCGGCAGCCCATGGTGTTGGAGAAAGGCCAGCGTTTCACCCTGAGGGACGGAAACAAGACCATTGGCACAGGTCTGGTCACCAGTGTCCTGCAGAGCACGCCCGATGACATCAACTGGGGCTGA